The following proteins are encoded in a genomic region of Dyadobacter sp. UC 10:
- a CDS encoding rubredoxin yields the protein MRDYYTVKVNLPGGIASPGFLKEVLLSASEANVRKVRFGSRQQMLMTVHYEDMRFLEKHFKQKEIRYELNTDREPNIVSSYCGEDVFKTGQWLVANEYHSVLDSIDYQPALKINISDSNQSFTPFFTGNLNFISSPEPHFWYLYVRPKQSNVVFRWRELIYTNEIGKVAKAVEECMLTENVTEEKTLFQAVSERIHYISQPAAQELELPSFSLPYYEGFNRYESRTWLGLYRRDELFTVDFLLDVCALCLKTKIGEICLTPWKSIIIKNIEDQYRNQWSGILGKHNINVRHAANELAWQTEDHHDEGAILKNDLIRYFAKHDTRTFGLCFGIQTRPKSEVFGSVLIKKRPLLRIGQLAVFSQYDIYFTENFNPNSRRLILFEKGLYKMQLAVQLERLCRRFNNNRLKEEMQMVASEMNDPESSTRHIHQCPDCFTVYDENFGDPVQAIPCGVPFADLPENYCCAVCGTGKSEMVLAEEMIATADF from the coding sequence ATGAGAGACTATTACACCGTGAAAGTCAACCTCCCCGGAGGCATTGCTTCACCAGGATTTTTGAAGGAAGTGCTGTTGTCCGCAAGTGAAGCAAATGTACGGAAAGTGCGCTTTGGCTCTCGTCAGCAGATGCTGATGACCGTGCATTATGAGGATATGCGGTTTCTGGAAAAACATTTTAAACAAAAAGAGATCCGTTATGAGTTGAATACCGACCGGGAACCGAATATAGTAAGTTCATACTGTGGGGAGGATGTTTTTAAAACGGGCCAGTGGCTGGTCGCAAATGAATATCATTCAGTGCTCGACAGCATTGACTATCAACCCGCATTAAAGATCAATATCTCGGATTCGAACCAAAGTTTTACTCCTTTTTTTACTGGCAACCTCAATTTTATTTCTTCTCCCGAGCCGCATTTCTGGTATTTGTATGTGCGACCGAAGCAAAGTAATGTGGTATTCCGGTGGCGGGAGCTGATTTATACGAATGAAATAGGGAAAGTAGCGAAAGCTGTGGAGGAATGCATGTTGACGGAAAATGTGACAGAGGAAAAAACTTTGTTTCAGGCGGTCAGCGAAAGGATTCACTACATTTCGCAGCCAGCTGCACAAGAATTGGAACTACCGTCTTTTTCCTTACCCTATTACGAAGGCTTTAACAGGTATGAATCGCGGACCTGGCTGGGATTATACCGCAGGGATGAATTGTTTACGGTAGATTTTTTACTGGATGTCTGTGCGCTTTGTCTAAAAACGAAGATCGGTGAAATTTGTCTTACACCCTGGAAATCCATTATCATTAAAAACATCGAGGATCAGTACCGGAATCAGTGGAGCGGCATTCTGGGCAAACATAACATTAACGTCCGGCATGCAGCGAATGAGCTGGCCTGGCAAACAGAGGATCATCACGACGAAGGCGCGATCCTGAAAAATGATCTGATACGATACTTCGCGAAACACGATACACGCACTTTTGGTCTTTGCTTCGGTATACAAACGCGCCCCAAATCGGAAGTTTTTGGTTCCGTACTGATAAAAAAGCGGCCCCTTTTACGCATCGGGCAGCTCGCTGTTTTTAGTCAATACGACATTTATTTTACTGAAAATTTCAACCCAAACAGCCGCCGCCTGATCCTTTTCGAGAAGGGACTTTATAAAATGCAGCTTGCAGTGCAACTGGAAAGGCTCTGCCGCAGGTTCAACAATAATCGTCTGAAAGAGGAGATGCAAATGGTGGCGTCGGAGATGAATGATCCGGAGTCATCCACCAGGCACATTCACCAATGCCCAGATTGTTTTACTGTTTATGATGAAAATTTTGGGGATCCTGTCCAGGCTATTCCATGCGGTGTTCCATTTGCGGACTTACCCGAAAACTATTGCTGTGCAGTATGCGGGACGGGAAAATCAGAAATGGTATTAGCG